The following coding sequences lie in one Populus trichocarpa isolate Nisqually-1 chromosome 14, P.trichocarpa_v4.1, whole genome shotgun sequence genomic window:
- the LOC7463379 gene encoding monocopper oxidase-like protein SKU5, translated as MPSIAPCSCTYVVLVLCLVTGSFAGDPYVFFDWTVSYLTASPLGIKQQVIGINRQFPGPILNVTTNWNVVVNVKNDLDEPLLITWNGVQHRKNSWQDGVLGTNCPIPAGWNWTYQFQVKDQIGSFFYFPSLNFQRSAGGYGGVIINNRDVIPLPFAVPDADVVLFISDWYTKSHKKLRKDVENGEDLGVPDGILINGFGPYRYDEALVQGGIAYQIINVEPGSTYRFRVHNVGISTSLNFRIQNHNLLLVETEGSYTVQQNYTNMDIHVGQSYSFLVTMDQTASSDYYIVASPRYVNSSKASGVAILHYANSQGPASGPLPDPPNEYDSFFSMNQARSIRWNVSAGAARPNPQGSFKYGQITVTDVYVIVNRPAELIDGKWCTTLNGISYLPPSTPLKLAQQYNIPGVYKLDFPNAQMNRPPKVDTSLINGTFKGFMEIIFQNNDTAVQSYHMDGYAFFVVGMDFGVWTENSRSTYNKWDGVARSTTQVFPGAWTAILVSLDNAGIWNLRSENLDSWYLGQEVYLSIMNPEIDKSEAPLPDNTIYCGILSSLQKDQARRFSFSGAPSLASPSRTFLVVLIMTLYLRVLLG; from the exons ATGCCCTCTATCGCGCCATGTTCATGCACATATGTAGTGCTAGTGCTATGTTTGGTCACTGGTTCTTTCGCTGGTGACCCTTATGTGTTCTTTGACTGGACTGTCTCCTACCTCACTGCCTCTCCACTTGGAATTAAACAACag GTGATTGGCATTAACAGGCAATTTCCAGGACCAATTCTTAATGTCACTACTAACTGGAACGTTGTTGTCAATGTCAAGAATGATCTCGATGAACCTTTGCTTATTACATG GAATGGTGTACAGCACAGGAAAAACTCCTGGCAAGATGGTGTTTTAGGGACTAATTGTCCAATCCCAGCTGGGTGGAATTGGACATATCAGTTCCAAGTCAAAGATCAGATAGGAAGTTTCTTTTACTTTCCTTCCCTCAACTTCCAGAGATCAGCTGGTGGATATGGAGGGGTCATTATAAACAATAGAGATGTTATTCCACTACCATTCGCGGTACCTGATGCAGATGTTGTCCTTTTTATTAGTGACTGGTATACTAAAAGTCATAAG AAACTGAGGAAAGATGTTGAAAATGGAGAAGACCTAGGAGTTCCAGATGGTATTCTTATCAATGGATTTGGTCCGTACAGATATGACGAGGCACTTGTACAAGGAGGCATTGCTTACCAGATAATAAACGTTGAACCTG GAAGCACGTACAGGTTCCGGGTGCATAATGTTGGTATCTCAACCAGCTTGAATTTCAGAATACAAAACCACAACTTGCTTCTGGTGGAGACTGAAGGATCATACACTGTGCAGCAGAACTACACGAACATGGATATTCATGTAGGGCAGTCGTACTCGTTCCTGGTTACAATGGATCAAACTGCTAGCAGTGATTACTACATCGTTGCAAGTCCTCGATATGTCAATTCATCCAAAGCTTCTGGAGTTGCTATCCTACACTATGCCAATTCTCAGGGACCTGCTTCAGGTCCTCTTCCTGATCCTCCTAATGAATACGACTCGTTTTTCTCAATGAATCAAGCAAGATCGATAAG ATGGAACGTCTCTGCTGGTGCTGCTCGCCCAAATCCACAGGGATCTTTTAAGTATGGTCAGATTACCGTGACAGATGTATATGTGATCGTCAATAGACCTGCAGAGCTTATTGATGGGAAGTGGTGTACTACCCTCAATGGCATTTCATATTTACCACCTTCAACACCGCTAAAGCTTGCCCAGCAATATAACATCCCAGGGGTCTACAAGCTTGACTTCCCCAACGCACAGATGAATAGACCTCCCAAAGTTGATACTTCCCTAATCAATGGCACTttcaaagggttcatggagatTATCTTTCAGAACAATGATACCGCTGTCCAGAGCTACCATATGGATGGATATGCATTTTTTGTTGTGGG TATGGATTTTGGAGTGTGGACAGAGAATAGCAGAAGCACGTACAATAAATGGGACGGCGTTGCTCGCAGCACTACACAG GTCTTTCCAGGAGCTTGGACAGCTATTTTAGTTTCTCTTGACAATGCTGGCATTTGGAATCTCCGTTCAGAGAATCTTGACTCATGGTATCTGGGCCAAGAAGTATATTTGAGCATTATGAATCCAGAGATCGACAAATCCGAGGCTCCTTTGCCTGATAATACTATATATTGTGGCATACTCTCATCCTTACAGAA GGACCAGGCTCGGAGATTTAGTTTTTCTGGTGCACCTTCACTCGCCAGTCCGAGCAGAACCTTTTTGGTTGTGTTGATCATGACCTTATATTTAAGAGTGTTGTTGGGATGA
- the LOC7463380 gene encoding uncharacterized protein LOC7463380, with translation MKKMLRLICFLSFLLISVPTVCSDKNQSIYDVLKAHGLPMGLLPTGVKEFNIDETGRFEVHLDQACNAKFESELHYDMNVTGSLSFGQIGALSGISAQELFLWFPVKGIRVDVPSSGLIYFDVGVVFKQFSLSLFEMPRDCVAVRDEEIEAVRHGKFIADAVAKSQSGKLRYGLDQENFGRDFL, from the exons atgaagaaaatgctTCGTTTAATCTGTTTCCTCTCATTTCTCCTAATCTCAGTCCCAACCGTATGTTCTGATAAAAATCAATCGATTTACGATGTCTTGAAAGCCCACGGGCTGCCGATGGGGTTGTTACCGACGGGAGTGAAGGAATTCAACATCGACGAAACGGGGCGTTTCGAGGTACACCTCGATCAGGCTTGCAATGCTAAATTTGAGAGTGAATTGCATTACGATATGAATGTTACGGGGAGTTTGAGTTTCGGGCAGATCGGGGCTTTATCGGGGATTTCGGCCCAGGAGTTGTTTTTGTGGTTTCCTGTTAAGGGAATTCGTGTTGACGTGCCGAGTTCTGGTCTTATTTATTTCGATGTTGGTGTTGTTTTTAAGCAGTTCTCGCTTTCCTTGTTTGAGATGCCTAGGGATTGTGTTGCTGTTCGTGATGAGGAAATTGAGGCTGTTCGGCATGGGAAGTTTATTGCTGATGCTGTCGCCAAG AGTCAATCTGGGAAGTTAAGATATGGGCTTGATCAGGAAAATTTTGGGAGGGATTTCCTGTAG
- the LOC127904302 gene encoding uncharacterized protein LOC127904302: protein MMFICGKGRDDYLTGDIIIPEKNDPMFRTWKTENHMVMSWLINSMTNEIGENFLLYGTAKEIWEAARETYSSSENTSELFEIEAVLHDLRQGELSITQYFNTLCRHWQHLDMFEIHNWNYPEDTVLYRRIVEQKRTFKFLLGLNKNLDEVRGRIMGTKPLPNLREAFSEVRREESRKKVMMGPHNSAHIMEGSALATRGYSNSNYDNRQRKGRPWCDHCNKPGHVKENCWKIHGKPADWKPSKSINDKDRRANNVISDNNQDKNTILPTETSPFSKEQLEILQKLFSQNSLSQPSMSASGSGSGLSAQKGFGYGEEDWQC from the exons ATGATGTTTATTTGTGGAAAGGGCAGAGATGACTACCTCACAGGGGATATCATCATACCAGAAAAGAATGATCCCATGTTCCGAACATGGAAGACTGAAAATCATATGGTAATGTCATGGCTGATCAATTCAATGACCAATGAAATTGGAGAAAATTTTCTCCTATATGGAACAGCAAAGGAAATCTGGGAAGCAGCAAGAGAAACCTACTCAAGTTCTGAAAATACATCAGAACTATTTGAGATTGAGGCAGTGTTACATGATCTACGCCAAGGAGAACTTTCTATTACTCAATACTTCAACACTCTTTGCCGTCATTGGCAGCACCTAGATATGTTTGAAATTCACAACTGGAATTACCCTGAAGACACAGTCCTATATAGAAGAATTGTTGAGCAGAAAAGaacttttaaatttcttcttgGGCTCAACAAGAACCTTGATGAAGTCAGAGGAAGAATAATGGGAACCAAACCTCTTCCAAATCTCAGAGAAGCATTCTCTGAGGTTAGACGTGAAGAAAGTAGAAAGAAAGTAATGATGGGACCTCACAACTCAGCTCATATAATGGAAGGATCTGCCCTTGCTACTCGAGGCTATTCAAACAGCAACTATGATAACCGACAGAGGAAAGGAAGACCCTGGTGTGATCACTGCAACAAACCAGGACATGTCAAGGAAAATTGCTGGAAGATTCATGGCAAACCTGCTGATTGGAAaccatcaaaatcaataaatgacAAAGACAGACGTGCCAACAATGTTATCTCAGATAACAACCAAGATAAGAACACCATTCTGCCAACGGAAACAAGTCCTTTCAGCAAGGAACAACTTGAGATCTTACAGAAACTCTTCAGTCAGAATTCACTGTCTCAACCAAGTATGTCAGCCTCTGGTTCTGGATCTGGTCTGTCAGCACAAAAAG GATTTGGATACGGGGAAGAAGATTGGCAGTGCTAA